From the Candidatus Edwardsbacteria bacterium genome, the window CGATATAAAACTGAATAAATGGCAACAGATCTGAAAAATCGTCCGGCCAAGACCGGCCGCAACCGATACCTTCCGCTGGCGGTGATATTCCTGATAGTCGTCATGGCGGTCATCGGCGGCTCGGTCTACATGCGCTGGCGGCAGAACCGGCAGGCCGATCTCAAGCAGAGAAAGGCTCAGATCCGGATCGAGGTGCTCAACGGGACCAAGAAAAGCGGGCTGGCCCAGGAGGTGGCCCAGCAGCTGCGGGACAGCGGTTTCGACGTGGTGGACATTGCCAACGCCGAGAACGACAGCTTCCCGGAGACGGTGGTGGTGGACCGGGCCGACGACGGCCAAGGCAACGCCATTCTGGTAGCCAAGGAACTCAAATGCAAAAACATAATACCCCAAATAGAACCAACATCATTATTGGAGGTCACAGTAATAATTGGCAAAGATCATCTTAAAGAAAAGAAAAAAGGCTTCCTCGGCATCAGCTTCTGATGTCTTGAAGAAGAGGCCCGCAGCAAGATCCAGGATCAAACCCGGCACCGCCAAGGCCAAGAGCCTGGCCCGGAAAAAACCGGCGGCGCCCAAAACGAAAGCCCCGGCCAAGATCCGGGTGGTCAGCCCCGGGCAACAGCTGGCCAGGGAAATAGCCCAGTTGACCCTCAACCGGAAGGCCTTCGATGTGACGGTGCTGGACGTCAGGGGGCTTTCCACCGCCACCGACTTCTTCGTGATCGCCTCCGGCGCCACCGACATCCAGATCCGGGCCATCCGCCGGGCCATCGAAGAGGGACTGCAGCCCAAGGGCATCAAGGCCCTGCATATCGAGGGCGAGAAGACCGCCTCCTGGCTGCTGATGGATTACGTGGATGTGGTGGTGCATATCATGCAGCCCCGGGTGCGTGATTACTACAACCTGGAAGCCTTATGGGGCGACGCTCCCAGCGAAGAGGTAAAGGATCAATGACCTAACCCCGACCCTTCCCCGTAAGGGAAGGGAGAGGTTGCGATATTTTATGATAAAAGACTATCTGCGGAAAAATATTTCCCGGACAATAGAGCAAAGCCTGGGACTGACGATCGATCCTTCCGAGATCGGGCTGGAGAAGCCCAAGCAGGAGGGCCACGGCGATTGGTCGACCAATATTGCCCTGAACCTGTCCAAAAGCCTGAAGGAAAATCCCCGGAAGCTGGCCGACAAGATCACTGCTTCTCTGAAGCTTGACCAGGAGCTGGTGTCAAATGTAGAGGTGGCCGGGCCGGGCTTTATCAATTTCAAGCTGGCTTCGGGCTGGCTGTACAGCGAACTGGTGACCCTGCTGGACAAGAAGAATTCCTTCGGCTGTTGCGACCACGGCAAAGGGGAAAAGGTCCAAGTGGAATTCGTCTCGGTCAACCCCACCGGACCGCTGCACGTGGGCCACGGGCGGGGAGCTTTCGTGGGCGATGCCATCGCCCGGCTTTTGCAGTGCGTGGGCTACGACGTCCACCGGGAGTATTACATCAACGATGCCGGCAACCAGATAGATAAGCTGGGCCGCTCGGTGCTGGCCCGTTTGAATCAGATATGGAACCGGCCATTTGAGTTTCCCGAGGGCGGCTACCAGGGCGAGTATCTTAAGGATTTTGCCGCCCAGCTGAATTCCGAACAGGGGGATCGGCTAAAAGCCCTTTCATCCGACGAGCTGCTGACCGAGGTCACCAGGATCTCCCGGGATGGCATGCTGGATAACCTGAAGCTGTCGTTAAAAGACCTGAAGGTGGAGTTCGATGAATGGTTCTCCGAGGTCAGTCTGGTGGAATCCGGGGCCATCAAAAACTCGCTGGACCAACTGAACCAAAAGGGATATCTTTACGATCAGGACGGAGCGCAGTTCTTCAAGGCCAGTGAGTTCGGGGACGAGAAGGACCGGGTGGTGATAAAGTCCACCGGTGAGCACACCTATTTCGCCGCCGACATTGCCTATATGCAGAATAAATTCCAGCGCGGCTTCCAGCGGCTGATCTACGTCTGGGGGGCCGACCATCACGGGGATATTCCCCGCATGAAGGGCGCCGCCCAGGCGCTGGGCCATGATCCCGATTCGCTGGAGTTCATCCTGATGCAGATGGTCCGGCTGATCGAAGAGGGCCGGGAGGTGAAGTTCTCCAAGCGCAGCGGGGTGATAGTCACCCTGGACGAACTGCGGGACGAGGTGGGGCCGGACGTGATGCGGTATTTCTTTCTGATGCGGCGCAGCGAGAGCCAGTTCGATTTCGATCTGGACCTGGCCCGCAAACACTCCGACGAGAACCCGGTGTTCTATGTGCAGTACGCCCATGCCCGGATCTGCAGCATCATAGACCATGCCCGGGAGAAGGGCATCGCCCGGGTAAAGAGCGACCTGGCCCTGCTGAAGGAGAAGGAGGAGATCAACCTGATCAAGGCCCTGCTGGAGTTTCCCGAGGTGGTGCTGGGGGCGGCCCTGGCCCGGGAGCCGCACCGCCTGCCGACCTACCTGCAGGACCTGGCCGGGGTGTTCCATACTTTTTACCACCAGCACCGGGTGGTGACCGACGATGCCGGGCTGACCCAGGCCAGGCTGGACCTGTGCGATGCCGCCCGGATAGTGTTCGCCAACGGGCTGAGCCTGCTGGGGGTCAGCGCCCCGGAGAAGATGTGACCTCTCCCTTTAGGGAATAGTTGACCTCACCCCGACCCTCTCCAAACGCATTTGGAGAGGGAGATAACTGGATAAAATGAAAAGCGTAAAAAATATTAGCGTCAGCACTGGGCGGCGGATAAAGGACGCAAAGCTTGAATTGGCCAAGAAAATGCGCCGTCAAATGACCCTGGCTGAACGTTGTTTTTGGAATGGTGTCAGGGGTCGTAAAATGCACGGTTTGAAATTCCGCCGCCAACAGGTCATAGATGGTTTTATTGCTGATTTTTATTGTAACGAGCTGAGACTGATCGTTGAAATTGACGGCGGTGTCCACGAATCGCAAAAAGATTACGACAAACTTCGTGAGTGGATATTAAGCCGGAATGATATCAAAATTATTCGCTTTTCCAATGGGGTTGTGATCCATCAGTTTGGGGAAGTTATAAAGCAAATCGGAGAACTATTGCCTCCCTCGCCAGATTTATCTGGAGAGGGCAGGGGTGAGGTCAAGATCAAATTCAAAACTGATTACCCCGGTCACGATGCTCTTTACCGTCGTAGAAAAGAATCGGGGTCGCCTGGCTGGGATGATGAACAGACCTGGCAAGCCTGGCGGAAGGAAATACTTGATCTGATCGCTTCCGGCGATCTCCCCAAATCGGGCAAGGTGCTTGAAATCGGATGCGGGGCCGGAGATGTTTCGTTATTGTTCGCCGAAAGAGGGTTTCAGGTCAGCGGGATAGATATCTCATCCACCGCGATCGAATGGGCCAAAGAGAAAGCGCAACAGGCCGGCATTAAAGCTGAATTTAACGTCGGGGATGTTCGTGATTTGGGGCTATGGGGTGATGAAACATTTGACATCGCGATCGACGGGCATTGCCTGCATTGCATAATAGGGAATGATAGGACTGAGGTTCTCAAGGAAGCATACAGGGTTTTAAAGCCCGGCGGATTGTTTTATGTAAGCACCATGTGTGGCGAGCCCAAGGACCCGGAAGTTATCAAGATGTTCGATGCCGAGACAAGATGCACGGTTTGGGGCGGAGTAGCCAGAAGGTATATCGGGAAGCCGGAAGATATTTTAAAAGAGATAAAACAACACGGATTCAAAATCGTGCGGCACGAAGTTCAGCTAAATAAAGACTCGCAGGACGGCCTGGTTGTGCTGGCGGAAAAATAAATCCTGTTCTCAGGAGATGAATATGAAACTAATAATGTTTCTGTTCACATTTTATGTTGCGGTAACTATTGTGGGATGCGCCTCGTTGCCTTGTCTTGAAAAAAGGCTGCTAAGTGAAAATGATAGTATCATGGGAAGGGCTCGTGCGGAACTCGATAACACATGGAATACACAAAAACTAGTGGACCTATCGCAGAACTTGATACCAAAAGCCAAATATGGCAATCAACGTCAATCGCTTATGGCTTTTCAAGCTTTAGCTTCAATGTATGTCTCTGGTGATTATTTTGGTTTGAGAGGATACTCTGTTGTCGGTGTGGCAGCAACACCATTTACCGAAATGATAGGAAAGCAAAGAACATTAATACAGCAATTAGATGATAAATGTATTGACAATTATTTGCTAGCGATCGACAATGGAAATCCTGAAACAAAAATATTTTGTATTGATATCTTAAGTCAAGCGCAACCTATTTATACGAAAACAGTTGATCACTTGATCAAAATATTAAATAGTGACTGGGAAAATCCATCATATCATGCATATTGGGCGTTAAAGAAAATCGGAACATTACAGGCCTTGGAGGCTACGGCACAATACGACCAAGTCTATAAAAAGCAATAAACCATCTGGATTCCCGATTTTTCGGGAATGACACGAAGGAAAAACATGCGTTACAAAGATGCGGGCGTCAACATTGACGCCGGGGCCGAATCGGTCCAAAGAATAAAAAAACTGGTCCGCTCCACCTTCACCAAGAACGTGCTGACCGACATCGGCGGGTTCGGCGCCCTGTTCGACGGCTCGCTGAAGGGCTACCGAGAGCCGGTGCTGGTCTCCTCCTGCGACGGGGTGGGCACCAAGCTGAAAATTGCCCTGATGGCCAACAAGCACGACACGGTGGGGCAGGACCTGGTCAACCACTGCATCAACGATATCCTGGTGCAGGGGGCCAGACCGCTGTTCTTCATGGATTACGCCGCCTTCGGCCGGCTGGATCCCCGGGTCATGGAGCAGGTGGTAAAGGGTTTTGCCAAGGCCTGCAAGGAGAACGGATGTTCTCTGATCGGCGGGGAGACCGCCGAGATGCCGGGCATGTACGCCATCGGCGATTACGACCTGGCGGGGTTCATCGTCGGCGTGGTGGAGAAGAAAAAGCTGATCACCGGAAGGAACATCAAACCCGGCGACGTGGTGATAGGCCTGTCAACCAATGGGCTGCAGACCAACGGCTATTCGCTGGCCCGCAAGATCCTCTTTGAAAAATGCAGATACCAGACCAATACTTATCTTCCGGAAATAAAGTCCCCCGTGGGTGATGCTTTGCTCAAGGTCCATCCGTCCTTCCTGGGGCCGGTCTCTCCGCTGATGGACAAGGGCCTGATAAAGGGCATGGCCCACATTACCGGCGGCGGGTTTTTGGATAACATTCCCCGGGTGCTGCCGGAGAAATGCGGGGTGGAGATATCTCTCGGATCCTGGCCGGTCCTGCCGATATTTGATCTTCTCCAGAAGAAAGGCAACGTGCCGCAGGACGACATGTACCGGACGTTCAACATGGGGATAGGATTTGTTTTGATAGTGGCCGAGCGGGATGCCAACGAAACATTAAAAATGTTGAAAAAGTTTAAAACGTTCAAACCGTACGTGATTGGCCGGGTGGTGAAGGGTAATAGGATCGTTAAATTATTACCAAAAGAGTAAAACATGAAAAAAACAGTATTAGTGTTTATTCTCTTGCTTGCTGCAAAACTAGCATTATGCCAAGAGCCTGTTTATGAACTTGGGTATATGTATCATGGAAGTGATATGCTAGATGCCGGAGATGGTGGAATGAGTCCACTCAAAGTAAATATTAATAAAATTAGTTATAATTTCTTAACCAGAAAATATTCAATTTCAGGAAAGATAGATTATATATTTTCTGCACCAACGGACACAATCCCCGATGGTATTTTTGCCATTTTTTTAGGATCAATAGAAGTTGTCCCCTGTTCTTTAGGAACCACCTGGACTTTATCATCAACAACTGGAAAAATTGTTGCCACAAAATCAATTCAAACATTTAATAATGGGTGCTTTAAGTTCAAATTACCTAAAAATTACAACAAGAAAATTATTTTTACTGCATTTGCAGCACAGGTTGTTGAACTTTCATTGGATAGCATTATTCATTTGTCGAAAAGTAAATAAATGTTGCTAAGTGTAATAGATCTTTAAAAATTATGAAAATCCTCGTCAATGAAATAGCCCAGGAGATAGCCTTGGGATCAACGGTCTCCGATGCCGCGCGGCTTTACAAGAACAACGCCGATCTGTTCATCCGCAACGGCTTTCCCTGCGGCCAGGATGTCAAGCTGGAGGACGGCGACCGGCTGGTGCTGATTAAAAAAGGCGAGATGCCCAAACGCGAGGAGCTGGAGCATCTCCTTATGGCCCGGCACACCCCCGGCGTCCACGAAAAACTGAAGGGCGCCACGGTGGGCATCGCTGGATGCGGCGGGCTGGGATCCACCGCCGCCGTGGCCCTGGCCCGGGCGGGCATCGGCCATTTGATCATCGCCGACTTTGATGTGGTGGAACCGTCCAATCTGAACCGCCAGCAGTATTTTGTGGAGCACATCGGGAAACCGAAGGTGGAGGCTTTAAAAGAGATCATCCAAAAGGCCAATCCCTTTGCCATGGTGGAATGCCATCAGGTGCGAATCACCCCGGCCAATGTGTCCCAGCTGTTCAAAACCGCCGATATTATCGTGGAGGCATTCGACTTGGCCGATCAGAAGCAAATGCTGGTGGAGGCTGTCCAGGAGCAGATGCCGGAGAAACCGCTGGTGATCGGCAACGGCATGGCCGGCTGGGGCGATAACAATCTTTTAAAGACCAGGAAAGTTGGGAATATTTACGTTTGCGGGGACGAGATCAGCGAGGCCGGGCCGGGCATGGGCCTGATGGCGCCCCGGGTGGGCATCGCCGCCTGCCTGGAGGCCAACCAGGTGCTGGAGATCCTGCTGGGGGCCGATCCCAGGATCAAAGCCTTCATCGAACAGGACAAGCAGAACATTTTGAATATAAAGAAAGCCAAAGGGGAAAGATGCTGAAGGTCAACGGGCAGGACCATCCCTGGCATCCGGGGCTGAACGTGGCCCTGCTGTTAAAGGAGAAGAATTACATATTCCACGCCATCATCGTCAGGGTCAACGACAAATACGTTTCCGGCGAGGATTACGAGAGAACAGCCGTCAATGACGGCGACGATGTCCAGGCCATTCATCTGATAACCGGCGGCTGAGACCATCATGAGGTCTTTCACGATCTTCATATTCATCTCCCTGGCCATCCTGATCTACGCCCTGGTCAATTTCTATATCTTCGTCAAGGGATGGCAGTCATTGGATAGTGTCCGCAGGGAATGGCGCTTGGTATATGCGATCGTCTTCGTCTCCTTTGCCCTGTCGTTCATAGCCGGGAGGTTTTTGGAAAGGGCCGGCAGCAGTGTGTTTACCGAGGCGCTGGTTTGGATCGGCTCCTTCTGGCTGGTGGTGATGCTCTACGGATTTCTGGCAGCCGCGCTGTCCGATCTATTCTTTCTCTTGGCCAATCTATTCAAGATAAAAGCACTGCAAACCATTTTACTCGGATCGTCTCTTAGATTGGGAACCTTTTTCGGCACGGTGGGGCTGATACTGATCATTACTGTTACTGGCTTTTTCAATGCCTGCAATGTCCGGGTCAAGAAACTGGAGCTGAACATCTCCAAGAATGCCGGGCAGTTCAAGCAGTTGAATATAACCATGGCCTCGGATATCCACCTGGGTACCATCATCGGCAACGGACGGCTGGGAAGGCTGGTGGACAAGATCAACGCTACGGAGCCGGACCTGGTCATTTTGGCTGGCGATATCGTGGACGAGGACATCGGGCCGGTGATCCGGCGGGATATGGGCAAAAAGCTCAAGGAAATAAAAGCCCGCTACGGGGTGATCGGCATCACCGGCAACCACGAATATATCGGCGGGGTCAAGAAGGCCGTGGAATATCTGGAGGCCCACGGCATCAAGATGCTGCTGGACGATAAGGTACTGATCGCCGATGCTCTGTGGGTGGCAGGAAGGAAGGACCGTAGTGGGGCCCGGTTCGACGGGAGCCCCAGAAAGCCGCTGAAAGATATCCTCTCCGGAATTGATACAAAATTACCGGTGATCCTGCTGGATCACCAGCCATTCGATCTACAAGATGCCTCATCTAATAATGTTGACCTTCAGCTATCGGGCCACACCCATCACGGACAGCTGTGGCCGCTGAATTTCATCACCAACCGGGTCTACGAAAAAAGCTGGGGCTATCTGAAAAAGGGCGGCACCCATTTCTACATCTCCAGCGGGGCCGCCACCTGGGGGCCGCCGGTGCGGACCGGAAGCCATTCGGAGATAGTCAGCATTAAGATCAATTTCAACCAATAAATACATTCAGGAATTTTTTAAGACAGATGCTATCAGACCAATTCGGCAGAAAAGTGAACTACCTTCGGGTGTCGGTCACCGACCGCTGCAACCTGCGTTGCTGCTACTGCATTCCCCCGGACGGCGTATCGTTAAAAAAGCACCAGGACATACTGACCTTCGAGGAGATCGAGACCATCGTCAGGGCCGGGGTGGAGCTGGGCATCAACAAGGTCAGATTGACCGGCGGCGAGCCCCTGTTGCGGAAGGGCTTTCCGGATCTGGTGCGGAAGCTAGCGGCCATCGAGGGCCTCAAGGACCTGGCCCTGACCACCAACGGCGTTTTACTCGGGCCCATGGCCACGGAACTGAAGGAGGCCGGCATCAAGCGGGTCAACGTCAGCCTGGACACGTTAAGGCCGGAGCGTTTCAAACGGATGACCGGCAGCGACCAGTGGCAGCAAGCCAAAGAGGGGTTTGAGAAGGCCCTGACGGCGGGCTTTGAACAGGTCAAACTTAATGTGGTGGCGATAGCCGGCTATAATGATGACGAGGTGGAGGATTTCGTCAAATATGCAATGGACAAACCGATACAGCTTCGGTTCATCGAATTCATGCCGGTGGGTAATAAATTTTGGGAGAAAGATAAGCACCTGAATTCAAAGAAGCTGATAGAGCGGATATCATCTACCACTACCATAGTGTCATTGCCCCCTTTGAAAAACACAATCACCGAGGAATATCAGATAGTCGACAGCCCGGCCACTCTGGGGTTCATTTCCCCCCTATCGCATTCTTTCTGCCGCGGCTGCAACCGCCTGCGCCTGACGGCCGATGGTTTCCTGAAGCCCTGCCTGGCTTCGAAACATGAGGTCAACATCAAGTTTCCGGTCAGGGCCGGGCACGCTGGCAATGAACTGCGGCGGGTGTTCTACGAGGCCATGAGATTGAAGCCCAGGGCCCATAAGATGGATCAGGGCGCTTGCGACAATACCCGACATATGGCCGAGGTGGGAGGATGAGATGTTGAAAAGCAAAAACAAAAAAGCAAAAACAAAAAGGCCAGGAGAATTGTCTCATACCAACTCCAAAGGTCAGGCGCGGATGGTGGATGTCACCAAAAAAGAAAAGACCCAACGGATGGCTGTGGCCTCCGGGCGGGTAAAGATGAAGCCGGCTACTCTCGATCTGATCGTAAAAAACAAGATCGCCAAGGGCGATGTGCTGAGCGTGGCCAGGATCGCCGGGATCCAGGCAGCCAAGCGGACCCATGAGCTGATACCGCTGTGCCACCCGTTGGGGCTGACGCAGGTTGAGGTCGACCTCAAGATAAATAAAAGATCTTCGGCGATAGCGATAACCGCCACCGTAAAATGCGCCGACCGCACCGGGGTGGAGATGGAGGCCCTGACCGCGGCGGCGGTGGCCTGCCTGACCATCTACGATATGGCCAAGGCGGTGGACAAGGGGATGGTGATCTCGGATATCAAGCTGCTGGAGAAGCGGGGAGGGAAATCGGGCGATTGGCAGAGGGATTGAAAGTCCCCTCTTGCTAGAGGGGATTTAGGGGTGTGTCCATGAAAGTATATTACAATGCCAAACTAAAAGAGAAAGCCCGCTACCTGCGGAATAACAGCACAAAGGCAGAAATTAGATTATGGTTGCATCTCAGAGGTAAAAAGGTAATGGGCTATGATTTTCACCGGCAGAAGCCGATAGGCAATTATATTGCGGATTTCTTCTGTCCCAAACTGAATTTAGCAATTGAAGTCGACGGATATACCCATAGGTTTAAAGAGGTCGTTAAAAAGGATCATAAAAAACAGGGGTATCTTGAGGATCTGGGCATAACAGTCTTGCGTTTTAAGGATGAAGAGATTTTTTATGATATCGATTCGGTGTTGAATGGGATCAAGCAGTACATAACTGGACACGTCCCTCGTTCCCCTCTATGAAAGAGGGGAGGAACACACCCCTAACCCCTCTTATTAGAGGGGAATAGAAAGCATATGGGCAGAATAATTTCCATAAATATCAGCACCCGCAAGGGAGAGAAAAAGATCAGCGTTAGATCTGCTGTTCTGAAAGTGGACCACGGGATAACCGGCGATGCCCATGCCGGAGACTGGCACCGTCAGGTCAGTCTTTTAGCAGAGGAGAGCGTGGACAAGATGCGGGGCAAGGGGGTCGAACTGCACCCCGGAGATTTCGCCGAGAACCTGACCATCAAGGGGATCGACTTGAAAAATCTGAAGATCGGCCAGCAACTGAAGATCGCTTCGGAGATAATTTTGGAGATAACCCAGATCGGCAAGGAGTGCCATAACGGTTGCGCCATTAAACAGCAGGTGGGCGACTGCGTGATGCCCAGGGAAGGGGTGTTTGCCAGGGTGATAAAGGGCGGGGGCGCTAAGATTGGGGATAAAATAACAATAGAAGATTTGTGCGCGGGGAAATTAATGATCGATGACATAAGTGACATTGCAGCTTTTTACAATAACGATCCTGATGCCGAGCATTTCCGTTTGGAGCGGCACCAGCTTGAATTTGATCTTACCTGCCGTTATTTGGAAAAATATTTGCCGCCCAAAGGCTCTATTTTGGAGATCGGAGCAGCCACTGGGCGCTATACTATTGAACTTGCTAGGCAAGGTTATGACATTACCGCTGTGGACATATCTGAAAAAATGTTTGTTAAATGCCGCAGTCTTCTTCAATCCGAAGGACTTGAACATAAGGTAAAATTTATTATTTCTGATGCTCGGGATCTTGGCCCGGTTTCTAAAAATGATTATGACGCCGTTCTGATGATGGGGCCGCTTTACCACCTGATTTATGAGAATGATAGAATACTTGCATTAAAGAATGTGTTTGCTCGCTTAAAAAAAGATAGCCTTATCTTTACCACTTTTATCAGCAGGTATGGTATTTTTGGCGAGGTGATGAAAAAGGAGCCAGGGTGGATTGACCATGAATCCGAAGTGAGATCGGTATTGGAGTTTGGACGTGATCCAGAGCATTCCCCAAAAGGGGAATTTCGTGGTTACTTCGCAAACGTATCAGAATTGGCACCTCTCCACGAGGCTGTTGGTTTTAAAACTATTGTTGTCGCAGGTGTCGAACCTGGTATTTCTGCTGAGGATGAAATTTACAATACGCTAGTGGGAAAGCGCAGGGAACTTTGGCTAAATCTTCTATTCCAGACTAGCGCCGAACCGACCACTGTCGGAGCGTCAAGGCACCTCATATACATCGGAAAAAAATAATGGTTATCAGAATCGCCATATTAACCATCAGCGATAAGGGCGCGGCCGGACAAAGAGAGGACCTTTCCGGGCCGGCCATCAGGGAGATGCTGTCCGGTCTGGATGCCGAGATCGTGGCCGCCGAAATCATCCCCGACGAGCGGGTGCTGATCGCCGAGAAGCTGATGCATTATGCCGACAAGATCTCCTGCGATCTGGTGCTGACCAGCGGGGGCACCGGCTTCTCGCCCCGCGACGTCACTCCCGAAGCCACCCTGGAGGTGATAGACCGGCTGGTGCCGGGGATCCCCGAAGCTATGCGAGCCAAAGGGCTGGCCAAGACCCCGATGGCCATGATCTCCCGGGCGGCGGCCGGCATCCGGGGGCGGACGTTGATCATCAACCTTCCCGGCAGCGTCAAGGCGGTCAGGGAGAACTTGGAGGTGATCCTGCCGGTGCTGCCCCACGCCATCGAGATACTGCGGGGAGCGGGCGGCGAGTGCGGCAATCATTCAAACGGCAAGAAATAAAAATCGGAATATAAATTGCGAGGTGATCTCATGGCTCTGGACAAGACTACTTCCCAGCATAACCGCTGTTCCTTCTGTGGACGGGCCTCCAGCGAGGTGGCTCATCTGATAGACGGCCGGGAGGCCGCCATTTGCGGTGATTGCGCCATTATCTGCAGCGATATCCTGAGCAAGGAGAAAAAGATAAACGGCTTTCTCACCAAGGAGGAGCTGCCCATCCCGGTGGATATCAAGGCGGTGCTGGACGAGTACGTCATCGGCCAGGACCAGGCCAAGAAGACCCTGGCGGTGGCGGTCTATAATCATTATAAGAGAATACTCTGCGCCGGCACCAATCCCGAGGTGGAGCTGGACAAGAGCAACATCCTGGTGATCGGGCCCACCGGCACCGGAAAGACCATGCTGGCCCAGACCATGGCCCGCCTGCTTAAGGTGCCGTTCGCCATCGCCGACGCCACCACCCTGACCGAGGCCGGGTACGTGGGCGAGGACGTGGAGAACATTCTGGTGCGGCTGCTTCAGTCCGCCAACTACGACCTGAAGAAGACCGAGATCGGCATCGTCTACATCGACGAGATAGACAAGATCAC encodes:
- a CDS encoding methyltransferase domain-containing protein, producing the protein MGRIISINISTRKGEKKISVRSAVLKVDHGITGDAHAGDWHRQVSLLAEESVDKMRGKGVELHPGDFAENLTIKGIDLKNLKIGQQLKIASEIILEITQIGKECHNGCAIKQQVGDCVMPREGVFARVIKGGGAKIGDKITIEDLCAGKLMIDDISDIAAFYNNDPDAEHFRLERHQLEFDLTCRYLEKYLPPKGSILEIGAATGRYTIELARQGYDITAVDISEKMFVKCRSLLQSEGLEHKVKFIISDARDLGPVSKNDYDAVLMMGPLYHLIYENDRILALKNVFARLKKDSLIFTTFISRYGIFGEVMKKEPGWIDHESEVRSVLEFGRDPEHSPKGEFRGYFANVSELAPLHEAVGFKTIVVAGVEPGISAEDEIYNTLVGKRRELWLNLLFQTSAEPTTVGASRHLIYIGKK
- a CDS encoding MogA/MoaB family molybdenum cofactor biosynthesis protein, with protein sequence MVIRIAILTISDKGAAGQREDLSGPAIREMLSGLDAEIVAAEIIPDERVLIAEKLMHYADKISCDLVLTSGGTGFSPRDVTPEATLEVIDRLVPGIPEAMRAKGLAKTPMAMISRAAAGIRGRTLIINLPGSVKAVRENLEVILPVLPHAIEILRGAGGECGNHSNGKK
- a CDS encoding endonuclease domain-containing protein, translating into MKVYYNAKLKEKARYLRNNSTKAEIRLWLHLRGKKVMGYDFHRQKPIGNYIADFFCPKLNLAIEVDGYTHRFKEVVKKDHKKQGYLEDLGITVLRFKDEEIFYDIDSVLNGIKQYITGHVPRSPL